A genomic segment from Candidatus Brocadia sinica JPN1 encodes:
- the lon gene encoding endopeptidase La, whose product MRKTKVSFHKRGDGTLPEIITIIPLKDDVVFPHLILPLDLTGEGLVKAINDATIKNEFIGVVALKYGVDSPKPNDFYEVGTAVKVVQVLEATSDNVKVLIEGVMRIKVMDYVQTEPYYKARVEEIREFTEKSETIDVLVQSVITLFKLSAMLGKTLPKDLISMIDTVNNPSILADLAAIYLELPVNEKQKLLEMIDPQKRLRVVFHYLNKEVQLKEVRGKIDEEVAKEMSKTQREYFLREQLRAIQKELGQEDSHMEELNKLEDKIKEAKMPREVEDVAMKELERLRDINPASAEYPVSRTYLDYLINIPWNKKTIDNLEINQAERILNEDHYGLEKVKARILEFLAVHKLKEKLKGPILCFCGPPGTGKTSLGKSIARSLGRKFIRISLGGIRDEAEIRGHRRTYVGALPGRIMQEICRAGSSNPVFMLDEIDKIGADFRGDPASALLEVLDPEQNVSFVDHYLDVSFDLSHVLFITTANILDTVHTALRDRMEVIYLPGYSEDEKLKIAHQFLIPKQIKENGLENHPVIFQDQSIYKIIREYTREAGLRNLEREIGSICRKIAKEIVAGKQVTKEIAPEIVEKFLGPRKYFYQVADEEDRVGVVTGLAWTETGGDIIFVEASRMKGEKELTLTGQLGDVMQESAIAALSYVRSNAKRLAIDENFYDTSEIHIHVPSGAIPKDGPSAGITMCMALISLLTGRHARREVALTGEVTLTGNVLPIGGVKEKVLAAIRAGVKTIVLPLKNKDDYEEIDKEIRDKIRCVYIQKIDDAIDTVLIQRQ is encoded by the coding sequence ATGAGAAAGACAAAAGTTTCTTTTCACAAACGGGGCGATGGAACTCTGCCGGAAATCATTACCATTATCCCGCTGAAGGACGATGTGGTTTTCCCGCACCTGATTCTTCCGTTAGACCTGACCGGAGAAGGGTTGGTAAAGGCTATAAACGACGCCACCATCAAGAACGAATTTATTGGCGTTGTAGCATTAAAGTACGGTGTCGATTCGCCAAAACCCAATGACTTTTACGAAGTTGGAACCGCCGTTAAGGTCGTTCAGGTATTAGAAGCTACTTCAGACAATGTAAAAGTCCTTATAGAAGGCGTGATGCGAATCAAGGTCATGGATTATGTGCAAACAGAGCCGTATTATAAAGCTCGGGTGGAAGAAATTCGTGAATTTACGGAAAAATCTGAAACGATCGATGTACTTGTGCAGAGTGTTATCACACTCTTTAAGCTGAGCGCCATGCTGGGAAAGACCTTGCCTAAAGACCTGATTTCTATGATCGATACAGTCAATAATCCATCAATACTGGCAGATCTGGCAGCCATTTATCTGGAATTGCCTGTGAATGAAAAGCAGAAATTACTGGAGATGATTGATCCCCAGAAGCGATTGAGGGTCGTATTCCACTACCTGAACAAAGAAGTCCAGTTGAAAGAAGTTCGGGGGAAGATTGATGAAGAAGTCGCCAAAGAAATGTCAAAGACCCAGCGGGAATACTTCCTGAGAGAACAGTTAAGAGCTATTCAGAAGGAATTGGGACAGGAAGACTCCCATATGGAAGAACTCAATAAACTGGAAGATAAGATTAAAGAGGCAAAGATGCCCAGGGAGGTAGAAGATGTGGCTATGAAAGAACTAGAAAGATTAAGGGACATTAATCCCGCATCGGCAGAGTATCCGGTTTCCCGGACATATCTGGATTATCTCATTAACATTCCCTGGAACAAAAAGACGATCGATAACCTGGAGATCAATCAAGCAGAGCGGATTTTGAATGAAGACCATTACGGTCTGGAGAAGGTTAAAGCGCGTATCCTTGAATTCTTGGCTGTACACAAATTAAAGGAAAAGTTGAAAGGTCCTATACTCTGCTTCTGTGGCCCTCCGGGAACGGGGAAAACATCATTAGGAAAATCGATTGCACGTTCTCTGGGCAGAAAGTTTATTCGCATCTCTTTGGGGGGCATTCGCGATGAAGCCGAGATCCGGGGGCACAGACGTACCTACGTGGGCGCATTGCCCGGACGCATTATGCAAGAAATCTGCCGTGCGGGATCTAGTAATCCTGTATTCATGCTGGATGAGATTGATAAAATCGGTGCAGATTTTCGGGGAGATCCTGCTTCCGCCCTATTGGAAGTCTTAGACCCTGAACAAAACGTTAGTTTTGTGGATCATTATCTCGATGTTTCTTTTGACCTTTCCCATGTGTTATTCATCACAACGGCAAATATCCTTGATACCGTTCATACTGCACTGAGGGATCGGATGGAGGTCATATATCTCCCCGGATACAGTGAAGATGAGAAATTGAAAATAGCACACCAATTCCTGATCCCAAAGCAAATCAAAGAAAATGGATTAGAAAACCATCCTGTCATATTCCAGGATCAATCCATTTATAAGATCATTCGGGAATATACCCGGGAGGCAGGGTTGAGAAACCTCGAACGTGAGATTGGGTCGATCTGTAGAAAGATTGCCAAGGAGATAGTTGCCGGCAAACAGGTCACAAAAGAAATAGCGCCGGAGATAGTAGAAAAATTTCTTGGCCCAAGAAAATACTTCTATCAGGTCGCCGATGAAGAAGACAGGGTGGGAGTAGTTACGGGTCTTGCCTGGACAGAGACAGGCGGAGATATAATCTTTGTAGAGGCATCCCGTATGAAGGGAGAGAAAGAGCTGACTCTTACGGGACAATTGGGCGACGTCATGCAGGAATCGGCCATTGCCGCACTCAGTTATGTCCGCAGTAATGCAAAGCGACTGGCTATTGACGAGAATTTCTATGATACTTCAGAAATTCATATCCACGTCCCTTCCGGCGCTATACCGAAAGACGGGCCTTCTGCGGGCATTACCATGTGTATGGCGCTGATTTCGCTCCTGACAGGCAGACACGCCAGGAGAGAAGTGGCGCTTACCGGTGAGGTCACATTGACGGGAAATGTGTTGCCGATTGGAGGGGTGAAGGAAAAGGTGCTTGCGGCCATAAGGGCCGGGGTAAAGACGATAGTACTACCCTTAAAAAACAAAGACGACTACGAAGAAATTGATAAGGAAATCCGTGACAAAATCCGGTGTGTTTATATCCAAAAGATCGATGATGCCATAGATACGGTACTAATTCAAAGGCAATAG
- a CDS encoding universal stress protein, translating to MINIKNILCPIDYSVYSEMALKYAIEFAEKYLAKLYLIHVLDIRIYDINDPDLYNVTIVDAEMINKLRERLLKCVNEDTKGRISVEAVIIQGIPFAEIIKASKEYKIDLIVIGTHGRTGLSHAIMGSVAEKVVRKAPCPVLTIRHPEHDFIMP from the coding sequence GTGATCAACATAAAAAATATACTCTGCCCAATTGACTACTCGGTATATTCTGAAATGGCTTTAAAATATGCAATCGAATTTGCCGAAAAATACCTGGCAAAGCTCTACCTGATACACGTCCTAGATATTCGTATTTATGACATTAATGATCCGGATCTCTATAACGTTACTATAGTAGACGCAGAAATGATAAATAAGTTGCGGGAAAGGTTGCTCAAGTGTGTGAATGAAGATACGAAAGGCAGGATATCGGTTGAGGCTGTTATTATCCAGGGGATCCCTTTTGCCGAGATCATCAAGGCATCAAAAGAGTATAAGATTGACTTGATTGTGATCGGCACGCACGGTAGGACAGGTCTCTCCCATGCCATTATGGGCAGTGTGGCAGAAAAAGTAGTCCGCAAGGCCCCCTGTCCGGTGCTTACGATAAGACATCCTGAGCATGATTTTATCATGCCGTAG
- a CDS encoding archease, with translation MTKYILIDHTADIGIDVFGATLQEIFANAAFALFDIITDLSKVEGTIEYTISISGIDKEQLLVNWLSELLYLHEVKNLLFKDFYVADVQDTQLNASARGEIFAEDKHVIKTEIKAVTYHCLSIVQEDHQWKARIIFDI, from the coding sequence ATGACTAAATATATACTTATAGACCACACCGCGGATATCGGGATCGACGTGTTCGGGGCCACATTACAGGAAATATTCGCAAATGCGGCGTTTGCATTATTTGATATCATTACGGACTTATCGAAAGTGGAAGGGACGATCGAATATACAATAAGCATTTCCGGGATAGATAAAGAACAACTCCTCGTCAATTGGTTAAGTGAATTATTGTACCTGCATGAAGTAAAAAATCTCCTATTCAAGGATTTTTATGTTGCAGACGTTCAGGACACTCAATTAAACGCATCAGCGCGGGGTGAGATATTTGCCGAAGATAAACATGTGATTAAAACGGAGATCAAGGCCGTTACCTATCATTGCTTATCGATCGTCCAGGAAGATCACCAATGGAAGGCTCGGATTATATTTGATATATAG
- a CDS encoding RtcB family protein: MTDDKYKIQKIDDYRWRIPREGKMRVDGIVYADAHMLEDIQKDESLQQVINVSFLPGIIKHSLAMPDIHWGYGFPIGGVAAFDMDEGVVSPGGVGYDINCGVRLLRTGLYRVELVNKLESVVNTLFANIPSGVGSHRKDLKLSQQEVKNVLKNGARWAVSLGYGTKEDLEHIEEKGCIAGANPELVSGRAIERGLAQLGTLGSGNHFVEVGYVSEVYHVEIARVLGLEKDGITIVVHTGSRGLGYQVCDDFLRVMINAARKYSIELPDRQLCCAPINSQEGREYLAAMACAANYAFANRQMITHWVRESFERALHIGPKESKISPVYDVCHNIAKFEDHIVEGEKKRLCVHRKGATRAFPPNHPDTPDAYKAVGQPVLIPGDMGRCSYVLVGTEKAYADTFGSTCHGAGRVMSRGQATRTAKGRSIAQELKEKGILVRADSRATLDEEIPEAYKNVTEVVDVVEHAGISKKIVQLKPLCVVKG; the protein is encoded by the coding sequence ATGACAGATGACAAATATAAAATTCAGAAGATAGATGACTATCGCTGGCGAATTCCAAGGGAAGGCAAGATGCGGGTAGATGGCATTGTGTACGCCGATGCGCACATGCTGGAAGATATTCAAAAAGACGAAAGTTTGCAACAGGTGATTAATGTCTCTTTTCTTCCGGGGATTATAAAACATTCGCTCGCAATGCCAGACATCCATTGGGGGTATGGTTTCCCTATCGGAGGCGTAGCGGCATTTGATATGGACGAGGGTGTGGTTTCCCCCGGCGGCGTGGGCTATGATATCAACTGCGGGGTAAGATTACTGAGAACCGGGTTGTATCGTGTTGAGCTTGTCAATAAGCTGGAATCTGTAGTGAATACCCTATTTGCCAATATCCCATCTGGGGTAGGGTCCCATCGCAAAGATTTGAAACTTTCTCAACAGGAAGTAAAAAACGTGCTCAAGAACGGCGCGCGATGGGCGGTCTCGCTGGGTTACGGCACAAAAGAAGATTTAGAACATATCGAGGAAAAGGGATGCATTGCGGGGGCTAACCCTGAACTGGTTTCAGGGCGGGCCATTGAACGTGGCCTGGCTCAATTGGGCACCCTTGGTTCCGGAAATCATTTTGTGGAGGTTGGCTACGTATCAGAGGTTTATCATGTGGAGATTGCACGTGTGCTGGGACTCGAAAAAGATGGCATTACCATCGTGGTGCACACGGGCTCAAGAGGATTGGGTTATCAGGTTTGTGACGACTTCCTTCGGGTCATGATAAATGCAGCTCGAAAATATAGCATAGAACTTCCGGACCGGCAACTCTGCTGTGCCCCGATTAACTCTCAGGAAGGGCGGGAATATCTTGCCGCAATGGCCTGCGCGGCCAATTATGCATTTGCCAACCGGCAGATGATTACCCACTGGGTTCGTGAATCCTTTGAAAGGGCATTACACATTGGTCCAAAGGAGTCCAAAATTTCCCCGGTCTATGATGTGTGTCATAATATTGCCAAATTTGAAGATCATATCGTGGAAGGTGAGAAGAAGCGGTTGTGTGTGCATCGGAAAGGGGCAACACGTGCGTTTCCACCTAATCATCCCGATACCCCCGATGCATATAAAGCAGTGGGTCAACCCGTTTTGATACCGGGGGATATGGGTCGTTGTTCCTATGTGCTTGTGGGCACTGAGAAGGCATATGCTGATACCTTTGGGAGTACCTGTCACGGGGCAGGAAGGGTGATGAGCAGAGGTCAAGCGACGAGGACGGCCAAAGGCCGAAGCATTGCCCAGGAGCTGAAGGAAAAAGGCATCCTTGTCCGTGCCGACAGCCGTGCCACGCTGGACGAAGAGATCCCAGAGGCATACAAGAATGTAACTGAAGTTGTGGATGTCGTCGAACACGCCGGTATCAGTAAAAAAATTGTCCAGTTAAAGCCGTTGTGTGTTGTTAAAGGGTAG